In Helianthus annuus cultivar XRQ/B chromosome 3, HanXRQr2.0-SUNRISE, whole genome shotgun sequence, a single window of DNA contains:
- the LOC110929682 gene encoding probable beta-1,3-galactosyltransferase 2 isoform X1 — MAWKNRGGSELNSRNLVSRKLTFILCICCFFVGVLFTDRMWTEPEAKGISKPTGIEAERLKLLADGCDTSKNVRRDSKDITGEVSKTRDVIETLDKTISNLEMELAAARAMQDSIVSDTPISDYLRLPEPIKKRKYLMVIGINTAFSSRRRRDSVRATWMPQGDKLKKLEEETGIVMRFVIGHSATSGGILDRAIEAEEKKHGDFLRLEHIEGYLELSAKTKTYFTTAVALWDADFYVKVDDDVHVNIGTLGATLSRYQSKPRVYVGCMKSGPVLAHKGVRYHEPEHWKFGEEGNKYFRHATGQLYAISKDLATYISINQHVLHKYANEDVSLGSWFIGLDVEHIDDRRLCCGTPPDCEWKAQAGNICVASFDWSCSGICRSADRMKEVHKRCGEDKTAVWNASF; from the exons ATGGCTTGGAAGAACAGAGGAGGGTCAGAATTGAATTCAAGAAACTTGGTGTCAAGAAAGTTGACTTTTATTTTGTGTATCTGTTGCTTCTTTGTTGGAGTGCTCTTCACTGAcag AATGTGGACCGAGCCCGAAGCTAAAGGCATATCTAAACCAACTGGAATCGAAGCCGAAAGGCTCAAGTTATTAGCAGATGGATGTGACACATCA aAGAATGTAAGGAGGGACTCTAAAGACATAACGGGGGAAGTTTCAAAAACGCGTGATGTTATCGA AACATTAGACAAAACAATTTCGAACTTGGAGATGGAATTAGCAGCTGCTAGAGCCATGCAAGATTCTATAGTTTCTGATACCCCGATATCCGATTATTTACGGCTACCCGAGccaattaaaaaaagaaaatatttaaTGGTTATTGGCATTAATACTGCTTTCAGCAGTCGAAGAAGACGAGACTCTGTTCGTGCTACTTGGATGCCTCAAG GTGATAAACTCAAAAAGCTTGAGGAAGAAACGGGTATTGTGATGCGATTTGTGATAGGTCACAG TGCTACATCAGGTGGTATTCTTGATAGAGCGATTGAAGCCGAAGAAAAGAAGCATGGAGATTTCTTGAGGCTGGAACATATTGAGGGTTACCTTGAATTATCAGCAAAAACAAAAACGTATTTTACTACCGCAGTTGCTCTGTGGGATGCTGATTTCTATGTCAAAGTTGATGACGATGTACATGTAAATATAG GTACACTTGGAGCAACATTAAGTAGATATCAGTCAAAACCTCGTGTGTATGTCGGATGCATGAAATCAGGTCCTGTTCTTGCCCACAA AGGAGTGCGATATCATGAACCCGAGCACTGGAAATTCGGTGAAGAAGGAAACAAATATTTCCGTCACGCCACAGGACAATTATACGCCATTTCAAAAGATCTAGCTACTTATATCTCAATAAACCA ACACGTGCTACACAAATACGCCAATGAGGACGTTTCACTGGGATCATGGTTCATTGGACTCGACGTCGAGCACATCGACGATCGGCGGTTGTGCTGTGGCACACCACCAG ATTGCGAGTGGAAGGCTCAAGCAGGGAACATATGTGTGGCTTCATTTGATTGGAGTTGCAGCGGGATTTGCAGGTCTGCCGACAGAATGAAGGAGGTTCACAAGAGGTGTGGCGAAGACAAGACTGCGGTGTGGAATGCATCTTTTTGA
- the LOC110932048 gene encoding uncharacterized protein LOC110932048, with translation MVVQDEDKTAIRTPTGLYCYTKMPFGLKNAGATYQRLMNETFSDAISKYIEVYMDDLVIMSKEESMMLVNIQKTFNTLRSVSIKLNPAKCSFGMEEGKFFGFIVTKDGFKVNPEKVQAIERMPSPSNIKEMQKLAGRLAALNRFLANHAAKSFPFIKTLRNCMKKSQFQWTPEAESAFRKMKDCLIKLPTLTAPIKGEPLVLYLSASDRAVGAVLLVDRQGIQTPVYYVSRTLTDPETRYAIMEKLVLALIHASRRLRRYFANHVIHVLTNYNIGNILARPEISGRLAKWALELGGHNVVFRPRPAIKGQVLADFMTEVPDDKDRECKAMEKAEKQQVEEPWLLYTDGASNEDGAGSGLRLVSPDKHEFTYAIRLDFRSTNNEAEYEAFLAGLRLAVKMGVKHIEAHVDSMLVAGQINGQYEAKGDVMELYLSQAKTLLQTFYSYKVRHINRSEYKPADALSKLASTSFQHLAKDVRIEVLSNPSVPLREVSVIQTGTMSWMTPIIMYLQSGILPENKAEARKIQYKAEHYRMADGILYRKSYLGPLLRCVDAEDANYLIREVHEGICGIHVGPRMVVAKVMNAGYYWPGMHLDAVKELRKCSGCQRHAPKTMRPKNELVPVTTAWPFQQWGIDMVGPFPEAPGAVKFIIVAVDYFTKWV, from the coding sequence ATGGTCGTTCAAGATGAGGACAAAACCGCAATCCGCACGCCGACAGGGCTGTACTGTTACACCAAGATGCCTTTCGGCCTAAAGAATGCGGGCGCGACCTATCAGAGATTGATGAACGaaacgttcagcgacgccatcaGCAAGTACATCGAAGTATATATGGATGATTTGGTGATTATGAGCAAGGAAGAAAGCATGATGCTGGTAAACATCCAAAAGACTTTCAACACGCTGCGCAGCGTAAGTATTAAACTAAATCCAGCAAAATGCTcatttggcatggaagaagggaaattCTTTGGTTTCATTGTCACAAAAGATGGCTTCAAGGTAAATCCAGAAAAAGTTCAAGCAATCGAAAGAATGCCTTCCCCATCAAACATCAAAGAGATGCAAAAATTAGCAGGACGGTTAGCAGCGCTCAATCGTTTCCTAGCTAATCACGCCGCAAAGTCTTTTCCGTTCATCAAAACATTGCGCAACTGTATGAAGAAAAGCCAGTTTCagtggactccggaagcagagaGTGCGTTCCGCAAGATGAAAGATTGCCTCATTAAACTGCCGACTCTAACCGCACCAATCAAAGGAGAACCCTTGGTACTATATTTGTCAGCTTCTGATAGAGCAGTTGGAGCAGTGCTACTTGTCGATCGTCAAGGTATCCAAACACCAGTCTACTATGTGTCACGAACCTTGACCGACCCAGAAACTCGGTACGCCATCATGGAGAAACTAGTCCTCGCGCTGATCCATGCATCAAGACGGCTGCGAAGGTATTTCGCTAACCATGTCATACATGTGTTAACAAACTACAACATCGGCAACATCTTGGCAAGGCCAGAAATCTCAGGAAGGCTAGCCAAATGGGCACTAGAACTTGGCGGCCACAACGTGGTCTTTAGACCAAGACCAGCCATCAAAGGCCAAGTGTTGGCAGATTTCATGACAGAGGTACCTGACGATAAGGATCGAGAATGCAAAGCAATGGAAAAGGCCGAAAAGCAACAAGTAGAAGAACCGTGGTTGTTATACACAGATGGCGCGTCTAACGAAGACGGCGCAGGATCAGGGCTTCGGCTGGTAAGCCCCGACAAGCATGAGTTCACGTATGCGATACGTCTAGACTTCAGGAGTACGAACAATGAAGCCGAATATGAAGCTTTTCTTGCGGGCTTAAGATTAGCAGTCAAAATGGGAGTCAAACACATCGAAGCGCACGTGGATTCCATGTTAGTAGCTGGACAAATCAACGGCCAATACGAAGCCAAGGGAGATGTAATGGAGCTCTATCTAAGTCAAGCGAAGACGTTGCTACAAACCTTCTATTCTTACAAGGTGCGccacataaacagaagcgagTACAAACCAGCAGATGCACTGAGTAAACTCGCATCTACAAGCTTCCAACATTTGGCGAAAGATGTGCGCATAGAAGTTCTGAGCAACCCATCTGTTCCACTTAGAGAAGTAAGCGTCATCCAGACAGGAACGATGTCTTGGATGACTCCAATAATCATGTATCTTCAATCCGGGATACTCCCAGAGAACAAGGCCGAGGCAAGGAAGATCCAGTACAAAGCCGAGCATTATCGGATGGCCGATGGAATTTTGTACCGAAAGTCATACCTTGGTCCACTGTTGAGATGCGTCGACGCTGAGGACGCAAACTATTTGATCAGAGAAGTCCATGAAGGAATCTGTGGTATACATGTCGGGCCAAGAATGGTGGTGGCAAAAGTGATGAACgccgggtactactggcccggaaTGCATTTAGACGCGGTAAAAGAGTTGAGGAAATGCAGTGGATGCCAAAGACATGCGCCCAAGACGATGCGCCCTAAAAATGAATTGGTAccagtcacaaccgcatggcccttccagcaatggggcatagacatggtcGGCCCTTTCCCAGAAGCCCCAGGAGCGGTCAAATTCATAATAGTAGCGGTCgactatttcaccaaatgggtatAG
- the LOC110929681 gene encoding ribosomal protein S1, mitochondrial-like, with amino-acid sequence MTVYMSRLFRKSNSSFLLSSGKALKSQVSRFRDDMLLVDAGIGAPKLTMPDELRDIPDVTNFENKVGFMEATAGETLIKTQLLERMFMDLVAGEPDAKERAIARFNESVGSTETVAGEPAIVLSRRYTQNQALIELKKKWQSHKKVKGFPLEKVKGGYSVAIAGYIAFLPFRASLARHKLMNDKFTIETFNPKRKKLTVF; translated from the coding sequence ATGACGGTCTACATGagccgattgttccggaaatccAATTCAAGCTTCCTTCTATCAAGCGGCAAAGCTTTGAAATCCCAAGTCTCACGCTTCAGAGACGACATGCTCTTAGTAGACGCCGGAATCGGAGCTCCTAAACTCACCATGCCGGACGAACTCAGAGACATCCCTGACGTCACTAATTTCGAGAACAAAGTCGGATTCATGGAAGCAACGGCCGGCGAAACGTTAATCAAAACGCAGCTGTTGGAACGAATGTTTATGGATCTGGTCGCCGGTGAACCGGATGCGAAAGAGCGAGCGATTGCGAGGTTTAATGAGTCGGTGGGATCGACGGAGACGGTGGCCGGAGAACCGGCGATTGTGCTGTCTCGAAGGTATACGCAGAATCAGGCGTTGATTGAGTTGAAGAAGAAGTGGCAGTCACATAAGAAGGTGAAGGGGTTTCCGCTGGAGAAAGTGAAAGGAGGCTATTCGGTTGCGATTGCAGGTTATATTGCTTTTCTTCCCTTTAGGGCTTCCTTGGCTAGACACAAGTTGATGAATGATAAGTTTACTATTGAGACCTTTAACCCTAAGAGGAAGAAGCTTACTGTCTTTTAG
- the LOC110929682 gene encoding probable beta-1,3-galactosyltransferase 2 isoform X2, which translates to MAWKNRGGSELNSRNLVSRKLTFILCICCFFVGVLFTDRMWTEPEAKGISKPTGIEAERLKLLADGCDTSNVRRDSKDITGEVSKTRDVIETLDKTISNLEMELAAARAMQDSIVSDTPISDYLRLPEPIKKRKYLMVIGINTAFSSRRRRDSVRATWMPQGDKLKKLEEETGIVMRFVIGHSATSGGILDRAIEAEEKKHGDFLRLEHIEGYLELSAKTKTYFTTAVALWDADFYVKVDDDVHVNIGTLGATLSRYQSKPRVYVGCMKSGPVLAHKGVRYHEPEHWKFGEEGNKYFRHATGQLYAISKDLATYISINQHVLHKYANEDVSLGSWFIGLDVEHIDDRRLCCGTPPDCEWKAQAGNICVASFDWSCSGICRSADRMKEVHKRCGEDKTAVWNASF; encoded by the exons ATGGCTTGGAAGAACAGAGGAGGGTCAGAATTGAATTCAAGAAACTTGGTGTCAAGAAAGTTGACTTTTATTTTGTGTATCTGTTGCTTCTTTGTTGGAGTGCTCTTCACTGAcag AATGTGGACCGAGCCCGAAGCTAAAGGCATATCTAAACCAACTGGAATCGAAGCCGAAAGGCTCAAGTTATTAGCAGATGGATGTGACACATCA AATGTAAGGAGGGACTCTAAAGACATAACGGGGGAAGTTTCAAAAACGCGTGATGTTATCGA AACATTAGACAAAACAATTTCGAACTTGGAGATGGAATTAGCAGCTGCTAGAGCCATGCAAGATTCTATAGTTTCTGATACCCCGATATCCGATTATTTACGGCTACCCGAGccaattaaaaaaagaaaatatttaaTGGTTATTGGCATTAATACTGCTTTCAGCAGTCGAAGAAGACGAGACTCTGTTCGTGCTACTTGGATGCCTCAAG GTGATAAACTCAAAAAGCTTGAGGAAGAAACGGGTATTGTGATGCGATTTGTGATAGGTCACAG TGCTACATCAGGTGGTATTCTTGATAGAGCGATTGAAGCCGAAGAAAAGAAGCATGGAGATTTCTTGAGGCTGGAACATATTGAGGGTTACCTTGAATTATCAGCAAAAACAAAAACGTATTTTACTACCGCAGTTGCTCTGTGGGATGCTGATTTCTATGTCAAAGTTGATGACGATGTACATGTAAATATAG GTACACTTGGAGCAACATTAAGTAGATATCAGTCAAAACCTCGTGTGTATGTCGGATGCATGAAATCAGGTCCTGTTCTTGCCCACAA AGGAGTGCGATATCATGAACCCGAGCACTGGAAATTCGGTGAAGAAGGAAACAAATATTTCCGTCACGCCACAGGACAATTATACGCCATTTCAAAAGATCTAGCTACTTATATCTCAATAAACCA ACACGTGCTACACAAATACGCCAATGAGGACGTTTCACTGGGATCATGGTTCATTGGACTCGACGTCGAGCACATCGACGATCGGCGGTTGTGCTGTGGCACACCACCAG ATTGCGAGTGGAAGGCTCAAGCAGGGAACATATGTGTGGCTTCATTTGATTGGAGTTGCAGCGGGATTTGCAGGTCTGCCGACAGAATGAAGGAGGTTCACAAGAGGTGTGGCGAAGACAAGACTGCGGTGTGGAATGCATCTTTTTGA